Within the Methanorbis furvi genome, the region ACCGGCTCGGTTGCCCGGGGCACCTGGGTTCGCGGTGACAAGGACATCGACATATTCATGCTGTTTCCACCGGAGATCTCCCGCGAGGAGCTGCAGGAGAAAGGACTTGCCGCAGCGTATGCGGTGGTCGAAAAGTTTTCAGGAACAGCTGAGGAAAAGTATGCCGAGCATCCGTATCTCAACGCGGTCATCGAAGGATTCGATGTGGATCTCGTCCCCTGTTATCATGTCAGCTCCACTGCTGAGATGCAGTGCGCTGTGGACCGGACGCCGTTTCACACCCGCTACCTTCTCCCTAAAATCGGAAATCTTCGTGAGGATGTTTTGCTGCTCAAACAGTTTGCCAAAGGCGGAGGCGTGTACGGCTCAGATCATATGACCGGCGGTTTTTCCGGATATCTTTGCGAGCTTCTTGTGTTGGCCTACGGAGGATTTTCAGAGTTCATGCAGGCCGCGTCAGAGTTCCGGTACGGCGAGGTTGTTGACATCGAAAAATATTATGCAGATACAAAAATCGTGAGAGGAAAATTTTCCGAGCCGCTTATTGTCATCGACCCAACCGATAAGGACCGAAATGTTGCAGCAGCCCTGACCCCGACGCGGTTTGCCGAGTTCATGGAGCTTGCCCGCGACTACTGTGCCTCTCCCAGTCCGCAGTACTTTGTTGCGGATCCTCCAACTCAGATGGGGATGAACGAGTTTGCCGCAACGCTTCAGAAGCGCGGGACGGCAATGCTTGCGGTACGGATGAAAACTCCTCCATATGTTGCGGACACGGTTGTTCCTCAGCTGCGGAAAACCATGGAGTCTATGAAGGCCATGCTTGTTGCCGAGGATTTTCAGATTCACCGTGCTGAAGTTTCCATGGGTGCGGAAAATTCTCTGATTCTTTTTGAGCTTCTCATTGCCCGGCTGCCGGAGATTGTTGTACGCTCTGGCCCTCCGGTCTGGAATCATGAAAATGCGGACCGGTTTGTGGAAAAATATCTGATGCAGGAGCAGTTTGCCGGCCCCTGGATTGAGGAGGATCGCTACTACACCGAGGTGCTCCGCAAGTACACGACTGCTGAGTCTCTGCTTTCGGATAAGTCGAAGATTTTGTCAGGTTCACTTGGAAAACATGTGCGGCAGGTGATGGAGGAGGACGGTTATGAGGTTCTCGCGGGCGTTGATGTCTGGTCGCTGGAGTTTTCGTTTTTCCTTTCGGCATTTTTTGCCAGGTCTTCGCATGCGATCCGCAAGCTCAGGGAGATCAGAGGCGGGCAGGAATGAGTTATGACTGGATATTTTTCTGAACACTGATTCTGCTGCTGCCTCTGGTTCTCATTGTCGGTGCGGTCGGGCTTTTGAAGTATCCGCCGGAAAAAAAATTCCCGAGTGATCGGGTACCGAACACGACGATCCAAAAAATCTCCGGAGGCATGGGATGCAGCGCAGAAAATGTTTGGAAAATATTCTTTCGTCTATGGAATTTTTCTTCTGATAGCTGTTCCACTTGTGGCTCTCTGTGTTGGAACGAGGATTAATCCGTACACTCTTCTGGTAATGATCGTTGTCGCTGAACTCATTCTCTTGGCGCTCCCGATTCTTGGTGTTGAGTGTCAGCTGAAAAAACAGTTTTCAAAATAAAAAAAATTTATGCGATCTTTTCTCCTGCAGCTGGTCCCGGCATGCAGGTGTAGATCTCTTTTACTACAAGTTTCAGCAGTTCTTTTTTGGGAAGTCCCGGCTTTTTTGCTTCCATTAACTCCCGCATCTTTTTGTAGTCCTCGGTGTCGGACTCAAGGCTTGCCGTTCCCTTTAGCTGAATACAGTTGCCGAGCTCTTTACTCCAGACAAGCAGAGCTGCCTGGGGGTTTTCGTGAACATTTTGCGCCGTCTTGTTCATGAAGTTGTTGGAGATCCAGATGGTGTCGTTGTCCATTACCCACAGACCGCCCATCGGTGCTGCGTTTGGAACGCCGGTCTTTGAAGCGGTGATCAGATGACAGACCCCGACTTTTGCGATCTGTTCTTTTATCTCGCTGGTAATTAGTGCCATAGAGATAACTTGGGCTTACTGTTATGTCTACTTTGCGGAGTTCCCCAACAACAAAATTGTTTGTAATAGGAGGTATGTGGTTTCTGTTTCAAAAAATCGTAATGCAGTACCCTACTGAAGAATTTGACTCATCACTAATTTCATGTTTCAGACCTCTCACTACCTTGCAGCATCACCCTCACATAACTCTTCTTGTAAAAAAAACAGCCAATACATGCGAGTGCCGGAGAACAACTCCGGTCAACGCATGATATTTGTGGCAGGCGGATGTCCGGGAAAAATTCCGGACAAGGGTGTCACACATTCAACAATCTGTACCTTTCTACGGGAAAGAAATTTAGTTCTTTTTTGCGCTCTTGGGTGCTGCCTTCGGTGCCTCAGTTTTTACTGCTGCTTTCGGTGCTGCCTTTGGGGCTTCTGTCTTTTTTGCCTCTTTGTGTGACATAATCTTAGATCTGATTCTTCGGTGTATAAACCTGTCTGTCATGACAGAAAAAATGCGGCTCAGATCACGTCAATTGGAAAATAACCAAAAATACGGCGATAAATCCTGACTGAAAAAGCCCCGGATTTTCTCACGCGCAAAATATTTTGAAAACGCGGCATTTTGCGCGAAATTTCTCTGTTGAACTAAGGAGATGCCGCAAAAAAATGAGATGCTTCAGAAGTGAAGCGTTGACTCAAGACTGCCGAAGGCAATCGTCTTGCCGTCGCGGAACTCTGCAATAACCTCATCCATTTTCGCATCCGGAGAGATCACAATGCGCTCAGCCCGACCGAACACGTGGAAGAGCATTCTCTCATCACTTCCGAGTTTCGGCTCAGGTCCGTGCCAGCCATGCTCGCCGAAATCGTTGAGACCCTGAATCGCAGGGAACGGGAAGTTTGGTACCGGGCCTGCTTCATATCCCGGCGGGACATGCCCGACCGACGGAATATTCCAGATTGACCAGATACACTGAGTTTTTCCGTCGCCGGATTTGTTCTGCACAATGACGGCGATATACTTTACCTCGGGAGGGATGCCGGAGAGATCAATTTTTGGCGAGATATTTCCACCGGAGAATGTACTCGAAGGGGTAATACCATTTTTTCCAAGATGAATGGTAATCTTTTCCATAGTACATACCCTCTGCCCCAAAATATTATAGATGTATAGATTGAGGATAATGTCTCTGTCAGTTCAAACCTCATCCATAAATAGGGTGAAAGGCAACACAACTCACATGGACTGCCTGACAATATATACGGACGGGGCAAGCCGAGGAAACCCGGGCGAAGCCGCTGCTGCATGGCTGATTCTTCGTGGGACCGACGTTCTTGAGTCTGATGTACTTGTTCTTGGAAAACAGACGAACAATGTCGCCGAGTACACCGCACTCATTCATGCCATCCGCTCGGCGAAAAAATTTGCTGAACCAAAAACAACCGAACTGATCATCTACTCGGACAGCGAACTCATGATATCACAGATGAACGGGACCTACAAAGTTCGCTCAGCCTCACTTCAGCCGCTGCATCAGGAGGCAAAGGAGAGTGCTTCAGCATTTGCGAAGGTCACGTATCATCATGTCCCGCGGGAAAATCCGTACATCGGATCATGTGACTGGCTGTGCAACAATGCTCTTGACAAACGTTCCGCCGCGGATCTGATCGATGACCTTCGCAAGGGTAGAGAGCCAATTGAGTGTAAGCCCATTGGAGTTGTTCACTCACCCTTTAAGGAACGCGGAAGTGCGCCGAATCAGGGCAGAAATACTCAGGAGATTAGTCGCATCGAAATTTTTCCCGAGTACCGCGACGGCCTCACCGGACTTTCCGCAGGGAACGCAGTCTTCATCCTCTGCTGGTTTGACCGTTCCGAACGTGATATTTTACAGGTTGTTCCGCACGGCAGAAAGGAACTCACCGGCGTTTTTGCAACCCGTGCGCCGGTCCGCCCGAATCCCATCTCACTGACTCTGGTAACCATCGAATCAATAGAAGGAACCACCCTGACCGTCCGGGGACTCGAAGCCTTTGACAACACGCCGGTGCTTGACATAAAACCCTACCATGCAGGGATAGATACTCCGGAAAACGAGTGATATGTGTGATTACACTTAAAGCCGGTACAAACAGATGAGAATTGACACAAATTACAATTTTTACACTGATGCGAGGGGTGGAGATCCCGATTCTACCAGCCCCACTCTTCGAAAATATCATAAGAAATTATGGAGCAAACCATTACCCAATGGAAAACATTTCGAATTGTATGACGATAAAAATGGGATTTATTTATACCATAAATCAGAATTAGGGGAGTTTCGTTTTGGGAGCGATGCTATTACACACTCATACAAAAATCAGAAACGAAAACAATGGATTGTAGAACAAATTCCCAGTGAAGTAAATGAACTTTTTGATGCAGGTTCCACTATCGGGGCCTATATTATTTTTCCAAATAACAGAATTAACGGCAACCACACAATCAATCAGGCACGCGGAATTAATCATTTCATTGACGACCGATTTGACTTGACCCTCGAATGTATCCGCCGATTTTATTTAGATCAAGACAGTCCTCTTTATGATACTTTATTGAGATATAAGGATTTTTTCGATTTATTTGATAACTTTATTGGCTATGTCAATTTCTTTTTATTGGAGGATCTGATTGAAGAAAATCACGAAATTAAATTTTATTCACCGTTCGATGAGTTCAAAACTCCTCCAAGGTTTTCTGACACAGACGAATATCTGGGATATAAAAAAGAAGTTATGAATTTCATTCGGAAAAGAAATCAAAGAATTGATGATTGCCAATTAATATGACTGAAAAGTGCCAGCCCATTGGGCGTTAGCAGCAGAATCCTTGCATTACGCGCAACACCGCCCAATACACAAAGACTATACTCTCTACCGTGCAACAGAATAGGCAATACATTATATAGACTTACATTACAGGTGAAATGAAAACATGTCAGACAAACCAGAAGGATGTGACGGACACTGCGACGGATGCTCGCAGAAGACCGATACCTGCCAGCAGCCGGCAAAAGCTGATATCAGTGTAAAGCATGTGATCCTTGTTCTCTCCGGCAAGGGAGGCGTCGGCAAGAGTACGGTCTCGGTAAACCTTTCCTATGCACTTGCCAACCATGGATACCAGACCGGTCTGCTTGACCTTGATATTCACGGCCCAAGCATTGCCAAGATGCTCGGTATTGAGGATCTGAAACTTCAGGCGCTCGGCAACAAAATGATGCCGGTGAAAGTGACCGGCTCACTGAAAGTCGTCTCAATGGCTCTTCTTCTCAACACCACCGACAGTCCGATTGTGTGGCGCGGACCCATGAAGGCTGCGGCCATCAAACAGTTCCTCGGCGATGTCGACTGGGGAGACCTTGACTATCTCGTCGTCGACCTTCCACCGGGAACGGGCGATGAGGCACTCAACATCGTACAGTTTGCACCAAACGTTGAAGGAGCGGTAATCGTTACGACCCCGCAGGATGTTGCAGTGCTTGACTCCACGAAGGCAATCAAGTTCGTTGAGATGATGGACCTCCCGGTGCTTGGTATCATTGAGAATATGTCCGGCATGATCTGTCCGCACTGCGGCGAGGTTGTTGATCTCTTCGGCAAGGGCGGCGGAGAAAAGGTGGCAACCCAATACAATATTCCGTATCTTGGTGCTATTCCGATTGATATTGAGATGCGCAAGGCAGGCGATGAAGGCAGACCGTTCATCGTCAAGAGAACGAACGAAAAGAATCCGACCAGAGATGCGGTCGACAAGGTTATGGAAAACCTGATCGCAGAAGTCGAGAAAAGAGAATAACTTCTAAATTTTTTTTAGTTGGCATCAGACCCCTGCGTCATCATAACCTTGCGGCTCAGCGGGGGTAACTATCATCATCTGCCGTTTTGTATGATAATATCTATTGCAGAATCAGAGTATGAGCCTTTCGTTCCGGTGGGTGTTGTTTTACCATTTCTGAGCTGCCCGCAAATGAGAAGTGCCGCAGGGACACGCATCATTAATTCCGCAAAGCACCAAATACTATAGTAACTATGTCAGAGAAGAGGACACTGACAATCGGTGTGGCAATCAACTTGGGCAACTACGAAAGTCTTCGCCTGGAAGTGAGCGACGTGGTACAGAACGAGGAGGAGGCCGCCGAACTCGCCGCGTATCTGAACAGAGTGCTGGACGGCTACGGCCAGAATGATGCCTCAACCCGTGCCTCGGTTGACAAATACCGCGCGAGAGTTCTGGAAAAATATGCGGAGGCTGAATCGCCCGTTCCTGCGGCTGACCCGCTCGATGAACTCTTCGGTCCTGCTCCAACTGCTGACGACATAACCGCGGACGAAGAAGTGCCGGCACCAGTCACAGAAATTCTCTTCGTAGAAGAGGAGTGCATCTCTGAAATATCTCCTGAACCAGTTATTACTGAGCAGGTTTTTGTGCCTGAGCCAGAACCAGAGCCGGTAAAGATCGAACCGGTCCAACCAGAACCTGAGCAGCCGCTCCCCGCCGCAGAGAAAACCGCTGAAGAACCCGTGGTCTACACCTGCGAAAAATGCGGAGCAACAGTTTCCAAAGTCCAGCGCGACGTGTCCAACCTCTTCATGGGCAAAACGCTCTGCAAAGCCTGCATGAAATAAGGAGAAAAAACATCATGAAAAAAAATCTGCTCATGTGGGATCAGACCCTCTTCAAAGACATCGAAGTCTTTGACATCGACTATGTTCCCGAACAGTTTGAGTACCGTGATGAACAGATTCAGGAGCTCGCCTACGCAGTCCGGCCGGCCCTTGCCGGCGGCCGCATCTTAAACACGGTCTGCCGCGGAGTGCCCGGCACCGGCAAGACCACATCCGTAAAAAAACTCTTTGAAGAGATCGAAGGAACCACCAAAAAGATCATTCCCATTCACATCAACTGCCAGATTGACGGCTCAGAGTATGCGATCTTTTCCCGCATCTACACAAAGCTCACCAAAAACCGCCAGCCGCCAACCGGCACCTCCTTTAAGATGCTCTTTGACATGATCGCCAAGTACATCGAGAACGAATCGGTCGTTCCGATCATCTGTCTTGACGATGCCAACTACCTTGTCTATGAAAAGGAGCTGAACAAAGTTCTCTACGCACTCCTCAGATCGCATGAGGCGTACGAAAATGTCAGAATCGGGGTGATCGTTATCATCAGCGATCCGGACGTGGATCTGGAGTCCTCGCTTGATGCCCGCGTAGCATCAGTTTTCCGTCCGCAGATCATTCACTTTGCACCCTACACCGCGTCCGAGGTTGCAGGCATTCTCTCCCAGCGTGTGGTGCAGGGACTGTATCCGAACGTGCTCGGCAGCGAACTCTTCGACCGCATCGTAGACCGCACCATGAAATGCGGCGATATCCGCATCGGTCTTGATCTGATCAAACGCTCTGTGATGAACGCAGAAAAGTCTGCACGAATGAACGTCTCTGACGATGACGTCACCGCGGCATTCTCCGTCTCCCGTGATCTCCGTCTTGCAGATATCGTGCGGGTACTTTCCGATGACGAGGCAGCCGTTTTGTTCCAGCTTGCCGAGATGACCAATGACGCAGATATCGTCACCACCAAAGAGGTCCACACAGCTCTTGGCGAGAGAGCAACAGGCTACACAACGTTTGTACAGATTATTGAAAAACTCGACCATCTCAGACTGGTCACCCTCAGTTATCAGAATGCAGGAAAGGGCCGCCTGCGTATTATCAGTCTCAGATATGATCCAAAACGTGTTTTAGCCTTCCGAAAAGTTCAGAGCGGATGTAAACCCTAACACGGATCATCGTTCGTTCCGTCGTGTTCACCGCTTCGCAGGAACACATGGAAAAACATCACGAAAAAAATCATTTGGTATGAAAATTAAATTTCAATTCCATTTTCATTGTGGCCGGCTCAGCATAAATTCGCAGAGCCGACCTGACAACATTCAGATTATAAATTAAGAACTTCTTTCATCGTGTAGACGGCAGGAGTTTTTCCCGGCACCCATGCTGCTGCACGGACAGCACCGCGGGCAAACACCGCACGATCATATGCACGGTGAGTCAGTTCGATCGTTTCATAATTCTGATGGAACTGTACGGTGTGATCGCCGACAACATCGCCGCCGCGAATTACGTGAACACCGATCTCGTTCTTGCGCTCGGTCATACCGCAGCGGCCGTACATCTCATCACGCACGCCGACCTCTTCTTCGATCACTTTCAGAATGGTCTTCGCGGTTCCGCTCGGTGCATCCTTCTTGTGGCGGTGGTGGGCTTCGATCACTTCGATGTCATAGTCGCCGAGACGCTTTGCTGCTTCGCGGACCAGCTCCCAGAAAATGTTGACGCCGACACTGAAGTTGGTTGTTTTCACGACAGGCACATTTTTGATCGCATGCAAAAGCTCTGCATCCTCGGCCGGAGTGAAACCGGTCGTGCCGATCACCAGTGCAACACCTTTGGCTGCTGCAATTTTTGCGTTCACCATCGTTGCCGCGGCAACCGTGAAGTCGATCATCACATCAGGCTTGTGTTCATCAATGAACGATGCAAGGCTGGTCGAGTCAACGACCGGTTTACCAAGTACGGTACCGGAGCGGACATCCACACCGCCAACCAGTTCGAGCTCCGGATTTTCGACAACCATACCTGCGATGGTCGTACCCATACGCCCCATCGCTCCGCAGATCATAACTTTAGTCATAGTTTGACAACACTTCCCGTAATTTATTGGTCATCTCCGCTGACAGGGAGTCCAGCGGCAGCCGGACATTTCCTGATGCGATGTGCCCGCGGATTTCTGCGGCACGTTTTACCGGCACCGGATTTACATCCATGAACAGGGATTTGGAGAGCTCCATCAGTTCATAATGTATTTTTCTTGCACCATCCATATCGCCTTTGACGAATGCATCGTACATCGCAACCATTCGTTTTGGTTCGATGTTTGCCGTGACTGAGATGCAGCCTTTGCCGCCGATGGAAAGCACCGGAAGCATGAGTGAGTCATCACCTGATGTCAGCACAAACGGGAGTTCGCGGTCCACTCCCTCAAGTCCGTGAATGATCGCCATCATCTGATCGATGTTGCCGCTCGCCTCTTTGACCGCCACAATATTCGGGATGGTTTTTGCCATCTCGATGATCAGATCAGGCGGCAGGTTCTGACCGGTCCTGCCCGGAATGTTGTATACTACGACCGGAAGACCAATCTCTGCGACTTTTCTGTAATGTTTTAAGAGACCGCTGCGGTTCGGCTTGTTGTAGTACGGACTGATCAGAAGAGCACCGTCAGCCCCGGCAGCTTTTGCTGCACGGGTCATCAGCAGTGCTTCTTCGGTGTTGTTGGAACCGGTTCCGGCAATGACTGGTATCCGGTTGTTTGCTGCGGAAACTGCCTCTTCGATGACTTTGATGTGTTCTGCATGCGTCATTGTTGCAGACTCGCCGGTCGAACCGCAGGGGAGAAGACCATGCACTCCTCCGCGGATAACATGCTCGATACAGGCTCGAAGACCCTCGATATCAAGCGATTGGGATGCATCATCACGGAACGGAGTGATGAGTGCGGGTATCACACCTTCGAACATAGTACTTATACGTAAGGCGCGCCTGATACATGTATCTTCGCTTAGGTTTTGCATTATTATTTCTGAGTCGCCCAGAGAAAACACAGGATGCATGCCTTCAGCTACTAACGAAAAAAATCCAACGCTCAATAATGAAAAAAGTATTTACCCATAAAACCCCGGTCTCGTGACCGGGGGCTCTGGGATTTTACCTGCGGCGGTTGTTGGTATTGACCTTGCGGGTAATGAATCCGGCAACGCGGTTACGGATACTCTTACTCTCAATAGTGGTGATCTCGGAAACAACTTTTTTGTTGTCGTCAAAGTTGTTGTTGAAGCTCTTTCCGTGCTGTTCCATAAGGGCGACGCCCATTGACTTGATATAGCTTGGCTTAATTCCCATGAGATATTCCTCAGATGTCTGTATATGTAAGTCGTTCCGATATGATAAGCATTCTGTTTGCCACTTCGTCAGGGTTTGCACCAAGAAAACGGATCAACGGCTCGGAATTTTTCGATTCTGCACTGATAATTGCCAGAGGAACACCGTCCCTGCAGCAGGAGGCAACGCCCCAGTCCATGCTGACAATGCCGGCCGGAAACTTTGCCGGATCATACTCGGCAACATCACGAATAGTTTCTCTGACAACCTGGGCAATCTCTTCAGTGTACCGAATGGTACCGACCGCACGACAGGAGGGATCAAATCTGGTCATCGTTAACAGTACGCGGACAAGGGGGTCGTCGGTACCGAATCCGATTCCGGTTCCTCGGATCACTGCCACATCCCTGATGTCACGGGGATTTTTGATCCCGTATGCGAGGGACACACCTCCCGAAGGCTGGAGATAGCGGGACAGGTTCATGACTTTTCCATGTGCCTGCTGCAATGCCTTGAGGACTAAGGACTGATCTGCTGCTGACATGAGTATCACGCAAGCCCCAGCTGATCTTTTACAAGAGTGATCTCACGAATGGCAATCTCATACATCCGGTCGCGGGGAACGAGTTCATCACCAAGAGCAATGCGGCCGCGGTCACAGCCTGCGGCAAAGGATGCGGTTTTGTATTTTTTTGCAACAGTTTTGGAAGAGACCTCGGTGATGTTTCCGCCTTTCACATATGCGCAGGCAATCACAAGACCCGAGACACTGTCGGCCACCTGCAGACAGATCTCAACAGGGGTAGTGTAATCAGCTCCAAACAGCATGTGGTTGTGGCGGCGGATGGGCTCTGCGATCTCATCATCGACTCCAGCATTTTTGAGAATTTCATAACCTCTGAGTCCGTGCCGCATCATGTCCTCATCTATTTCCTCAAAGTCAATATCATGCAGAATGCCTATCGACTCCCAGAGCCTGACGTCCTCGCCAAGCTCTTCGGCAAGTCCTTTCATTACGGCAGCTGTTGCAATGCAGTGGCCGCGAAGAGAGTCTGACGTCACGTGCGACTGCATGAGAACAAGAGCCTCATCTTTTTCCATGCATATACTTGCGTTATCAAAACTCATAAAAGCACACACGCCAATTCATATAATCATGAAAGACTGGCTTCTGGATATCATTGTCGGGGTATCGTCCCTGATAGTGTTCGGCATTCTGCTGTTTGTCCTGCCGATGGTGATGCCTGCGGCATATGGATATATCGGTGCACTAATCCTCTTTATCGCATACCTTGCGGTTGCGGGTCTCACGGTTATCAAAAACTCAATCACCTGAAAATATTTTCAGGAAAAATAATTTTTTTGTTTTGGTTCGCCCTTATCGGGACATGTTTTTCTTTGATTCCAGTTCTTCGAGAGCCCGGTAATCGGTTTTTTCCATTTTGGTTCTGGGAAGTGCGGCAACAACTTCGACAACAGCCGGAACGCTCCACCGGTTGAGTCTGGCAACTGCGTACTCGATCAGTTTCCGTTCAGCATCAGCCGGATCCATCTTATGTTTCAGCGTAACATACAGCTTGATTCTCGTGTCCCGCTTCCAGGGGATACCGATCGCACAGACCTCCTTGACATCCGGATGCGTCTGCATCACCTCTTCGATCATCATGGGGTAGACATTGTAGCCGTTGACCTTTACCATCCGCTTGTGCCGCGACCGGAAACAGATGTTGCCGGTTGGAGGATCAATTTTGACGATGTCACCGGTGTGCAGCCAGATGCGGCCGTCATCATGAAGTTTCAGCACTGCATCGGTTGCCTCCTTGTTGCGGTAGTAGCCGGTCATGGTTGCATCGCTGAAGAGACAGAGCTCTCCTTCCACACCGTCGGGAACAACCGTAGTCGTCCCCGGCTCAACCGTACAGATACGGTTGCCCTGCAAAGGAACGCCGACGCACCCGGTAGGAATTGTCTGGTACTCGGCACTGGTCAGAGCACAGACACTGCATGCCTCGGTCAGGCCGTAGCCAGGCCTGAACTTTGCGGTGCAGTTTCCCTGCCGCAGAAGCTGGTTGTACCGGTTGATCAGACTGCCGCTCACACTGTCACCGCCGGCGACGATCAGTTTGATGAA harbors:
- the cca gene encoding CCA tRNA nucleotidyltransferase, which gives rise to MTRSIIEQEVLDRVLPTDAERSAAQEMGNKLIAAVYEVAGVPAMMTGSVARGTWVRGDKDIDIFMLFPPEISREELQEKGLAAAYAVVEKFSGTAEEKYAEHPYLNAVIEGFDVDLVPCYHVSSTAEMQCAVDRTPFHTRYLLPKIGNLREDVLLLKQFAKGGGVYGSDHMTGGFSGYLCELLVLAYGGFSEFMQAASEFRYGEVVDIEKYYADTKIVRGKFSEPLIVIDPTDKDRNVAAALTPTRFAEFMELARDYCASPSPQYFVADPPTQMGMNEFAATLQKRGTAMLAVRMKTPPYVADTVVPQLRKTMESMKAMLVAEDFQIHRAEVSMGAENSLILFELLIARLPEIVVRSGPPVWNHENADRFVEKYLMQEQFAGPWIEEDRYYTEVLRKYTTAESLLSDKSKILSGSLGKHVRQVMEEDGYEVLAGVDVWSLEFSFFLSAFFARSSHAIRKLREIRGGQE
- a CDS encoding SdpI family protein; amino-acid sequence: MIGYRTRRSKKSPEAWDAAQKMFGKYSFVYGIFLLIAVPLVALCVGTRINPYTLLVMIVVAELILLALPILGVECQLKKQFSK
- a CDS encoding pyridoxamine 5'-phosphate oxidase family protein, with translation MALITSEIKEQIAKVGVCHLITASKTGVPNAAPMGGLWVMDNDTIWISNNFMNKTAQNVHENPQAALLVWSKELGNCIQLKGTASLESDTEDYKKMRELMEAKKPGLPKKELLKLVVKEIYTCMPGPAAGEKIA
- a CDS encoding YbhB/YbcL family Raf kinase inhibitor-like protein — its product is MEKITIHLGKNGITPSSTFSGGNISPKIDLSGIPPEVKYIAVIVQNKSGDGKTQCIWSIWNIPSVGHVPPGYEAGPVPNFPFPAIQGLNDFGEHGWHGPEPKLGSDERMLFHVFGRAERIVISPDAKMDEVIAEFRDGKTIAFGSLESTLHF
- the tsaA gene encoding tRNA (N6-threonylcarbamoyladenosine(37)-N6)-methyltransferase TrmO; protein product: MDCLTIYTDGASRGNPGEAAAAWLILRGTDVLESDVLVLGKQTNNVAEYTALIHAIRSAKKFAEPKTTELIIYSDSELMISQMNGTYKVRSASLQPLHQEAKESASAFAKVTYHHVPRENPYIGSCDWLCNNALDKRSAADLIDDLRKGREPIECKPIGVVHSPFKERGSAPNQGRNTQEISRIEIFPEYRDGLTGLSAGNAVFILCWFDRSERDILQVVPHGRKELTGVFATRAPVRPNPISLTLVTIESIEGTTLTVRGLEAFDNTPVLDIKPYHAGIDTPENE
- a CDS encoding DUF6994 family protein, producing MRIDTNYNFYTDARGGDPDSTSPTLRKYHKKLWSKPLPNGKHFELYDDKNGIYLYHKSELGEFRFGSDAITHSYKNQKRKQWIVEQIPSEVNELFDAGSTIGAYIIFPNNRINGNHTINQARGINHFIDDRFDLTLECIRRFYLDQDSPLYDTLLRYKDFFDLFDNFIGYVNFFLLEDLIEENHEIKFYSPFDEFKTPPRFSDTDEYLGYKKEVMNFIRKRNQRIDDCQLI
- a CDS encoding Mrp/NBP35 family ATP-binding protein, translating into MSDKPEGCDGHCDGCSQKTDTCQQPAKADISVKHVILVLSGKGGVGKSTVSVNLSYALANHGYQTGLLDLDIHGPSIAKMLGIEDLKLQALGNKMMPVKVTGSLKVVSMALLLNTTDSPIVWRGPMKAAAIKQFLGDVDWGDLDYLVVDLPPGTGDEALNIVQFAPNVEGAVIVTTPQDVAVLDSTKAIKFVEMMDLPVLGIIENMSGMICPHCGEVVDLFGKGGGEKVATQYNIPYLGAIPIDIEMRKAGDEGRPFIVKRTNEKNPTRDAVDKVMENLIAEVEKRE
- a CDS encoding ORC1-type DNA replication protein, which codes for MKKNLLMWDQTLFKDIEVFDIDYVPEQFEYRDEQIQELAYAVRPALAGGRILNTVCRGVPGTGKTTSVKKLFEEIEGTTKKIIPIHINCQIDGSEYAIFSRIYTKLTKNRQPPTGTSFKMLFDMIAKYIENESVVPIICLDDANYLVYEKELNKVLYALLRSHEAYENVRIGVIVIISDPDVDLESSLDARVASVFRPQIIHFAPYTASEVAGILSQRVVQGLYPNVLGSELFDRIVDRTMKCGDIRIGLDLIKRSVMNAEKSARMNVSDDDVTAAFSVSRDLRLADIVRVLSDDEAAVLFQLAEMTNDADIVTTKEVHTALGERATGYTTFVQIIEKLDHLRLVTLSYQNAGKGRLRIISLRYDPKRVLAFRKVQSGCKP
- the dapB gene encoding 4-hydroxy-tetrahydrodipicolinate reductase — translated: MTKVMICGAMGRMGTTIAGMVVENPELELVGGVDVRSGTVLGKPVVDSTSLASFIDEHKPDVMIDFTVAAATMVNAKIAAAKGVALVIGTTGFTPAEDAELLHAIKNVPVVKTTNFSVGVNIFWELVREAAKRLGDYDIEVIEAHHRHKKDAPSGTAKTILKVIEEEVGVRDEMYGRCGMTERKNEIGVHVIRGGDVVGDHTVQFHQNYETIELTHRAYDRAVFARGAVRAAAWVPGKTPAVYTMKEVLNL
- the dapA gene encoding 4-hydroxy-tetrahydrodipicolinate synthase, translating into MFEGVIPALITPFRDDASQSLDIEGLRACIEHVIRGGVHGLLPCGSTGESATMTHAEHIKVIEEAVSAANNRIPVIAGTGSNNTEEALLMTRAAKAAGADGALLISPYYNKPNRSGLLKHYRKVAEIGLPVVVYNIPGRTGQNLPPDLIIEMAKTIPNIVAVKEASGNIDQMMAIIHGLEGVDRELPFVLTSGDDSLMLPVLSIGGKGCISVTANIEPKRMVAMYDAFVKGDMDGARKIHYELMELSKSLFMDVNPVPVKRAAEIRGHIASGNVRLPLDSLSAEMTNKLREVLSNYD
- a CDS encoding 30S ribosomal protein S17e, with translation MGIKPSYIKSMGVALMEQHGKSFNNNFDDNKKVVSEITTIESKSIRNRVAGFITRKVNTNNRRR
- a CDS encoding thiamine-phosphate synthase family protein is translated as MSAADQSLVLKALQQAHGKVMNLSRYLQPSGGVSLAYGIKNPRDIRDVAVIRGTGIGFGTDDPLVRVLLTMTRFDPSCRAVGTIRYTEEIAQVVRETIRDVAEYDPAKFPAGIVSMDWGVASCCRDGVPLAIISAESKNSEPLIRFLGANPDEVANRMLIISERLTYTDI
- a CDS encoding HD domain-containing protein codes for the protein MEKDEALVLMQSHVTSDSLRGHCIATAAVMKGLAEELGEDVRLWESIGILHDIDFEEIDEDMMRHGLRGYEILKNAGVDDEIAEPIRRHNHMLFGADYTTPVEICLQVADSVSGLVIACAYVKGGNITEVSSKTVAKKYKTASFAAGCDRGRIALGDELVPRDRMYEIAIREITLVKDQLGLA